A DNA window from Ornithinimicrobium humiphilum contains the following coding sequences:
- a CDS encoding enoyl-CoA hydratase/isomerase family protein, with translation MSTESSPVVTERADGVATVTLSRPDAMNSLDVRTKEALLAALRDVAADPEVRCVVLTGTGRAFCVGQDLKEHVHLLAENAEQLWTTVRDHYNPVVELIATMDKPVIAAVNGVAAGAGASFAFAADLRYVAESAGFNLAFTGIGLSCDSGTSWSLPRLVGPGRAKELLYFPRTVRAQEALELGLATEVVPDAELADRVAEVARTLAAGPTRAYGAVRRAVAFSSSHALADSLDFEADMMTRTGTSEDHRAAVDAFLAKERPTFTGR, from the coding sequence ATGAGCACCGAGTCCTCCCCCGTCGTGACCGAGCGCGCCGACGGCGTCGCCACCGTCACCCTCTCCCGCCCCGACGCGATGAACTCCCTCGACGTGCGCACCAAGGAAGCCCTGCTGGCCGCGCTGCGCGACGTCGCCGCCGACCCCGAGGTGCGCTGCGTGGTCCTCACCGGCACCGGCCGGGCGTTCTGCGTCGGCCAGGACCTCAAGGAGCACGTGCACCTGCTCGCCGAGAACGCCGAGCAGCTGTGGACCACGGTCCGCGACCACTACAACCCGGTGGTCGAGCTGATCGCGACCATGGACAAGCCGGTGATCGCGGCGGTCAACGGCGTGGCCGCCGGCGCGGGCGCCTCCTTCGCCTTCGCCGCCGACCTGCGCTACGTCGCCGAGTCGGCGGGCTTCAACCTCGCGTTCACCGGCATCGGGCTCTCCTGCGACTCCGGCACCTCCTGGTCGCTCCCGCGCCTGGTGGGGCCCGGCAGGGCCAAGGAGCTGCTCTACTTCCCCCGCACCGTCCGTGCCCAGGAGGCCCTGGAGCTGGGGCTGGCGACCGAGGTCGTCCCCGACGCCGAGCTCGCGGACCGCGTGGCCGAGGTCGCCCGCACCCTCGCCGCCGGCCCGACCCGCGCCTACGGCGCCGTGCGCCGCGCCGTCGCCTTCTCCTCCTCGCACGCGCTGGCCGACAGCCTGGACTTCGAGGCCGACATGATGACCCGCACCGGCACCAGCGAGGACCACCGCGCGGCCGTGGACGCCTTCCTGGCCAAGGAGAGGCCCACCTTCACCGGACGCTGA